The window GCTCATCCGCTTCATCAGCACAGATGATCAACTTGCTGACGGTCTTACCAAGGGACTTACTAGTTCTCGCTTCTCGGCACTTAGGTCCAAGCTCAACGTTGCTCCGTCCCTGTTGCGCTTGCGGGGGAGTATAAGGAAGGATAGTCGTAGATAACAAGTCATTAATTGTGTACAATAAATTTGATACACTTTCCATACTTGTATTCAAAATCTTGTACACAATTACTGTATAAATATCAGTACACAACCTATGAATAGTAGGTTCGATAAATTTGATACACTTTCCATACTTGTATTCAAAATCTTGTACACAATTACTGTATAAATATCAGTACACAACCTATGAATAGTAGGTTGGATTTCTCCCAAACATTCTAAATCtctttatatacatacatacgtatacatatatatatatatatatacatatatatctcctCTTTCTCCCGCTAGGCCCCCTTCCTTTTCCTCAGAGCTTCTCCAACATCGTACATACAATGGCACTGATCCTTACAAAGGAGCTACATTCCCCACTTACGCTGCTCCTTTTAGTATCATATTCGTGCATTGGCTTAGTCCAGGTTGGGCCAATAGCAGTGCAGGCGCAAGGGCCGCTCTTCACTGACTCACGGTGGATCGTGGACGGGGCGGGGCGGCGGGTTAAGCTTGCGTGCGTTAACTGGCCAAGCCACCTCCAGCCCATGCTGGCCGAGGGGCTCAGCAAGCAGCCTGCTGACGTGATCATGAAGAAGATCAAGTCGATGGGATTTAATTGTGTCAGGTTCACTTGGCCTCTCGAGTTGGTCACCAACGGTTCATTGGCTTCCCGCACCGTGAACCAGTCGTTCCAGGGCCTCGGGCTGAGCCAAGCCCTCGCCGGCATTGCAGCCAACAATTCCTGGGCTCCTGATCTTACCCTGATAGATGCTTTTAAGGTATATAGACTGTTCTGAAAAAAGGAAGAACACGTCTATTGATTTATGATATTAAGTCAATGTTACGCTGATAATACTCTCTTTAATATTTAGCCTTACACGTCAAGTGTGATGTTCAAGTGACTCAATGATGAATTGATTTGGCCGTTGCCTGACAGGCAATGCTGGCGAGGTTTCAGCGAAACAATGTGATGATCGTCCTTGATAACCATCTAACTGTACCTGGCTGGtgttgtcagtggagcgacgGAAATGGATTCTTCGGAGACAAGTTCTTCGATCCCAACCTTTGGGTGAACGGCCTAATTAAGATGGCAAGGTTAGCTACCAGTTTTCCAAACGTCATTGGCATGAGCCTCAGGAACGAGCTTCGCGGCCCAAGATCAAATGTAGACGATTGGTACAAGTACGCATCTACCGTAGTAAAAGATTTATGTATCATTTCAGTAAAATTAATCGCATGTTTTCCCATGTCAATTGTAATTTTCTGAGACCTTGTTAATATTCACACACATTGGGAAAACATTCCTTTTTAATAGGTACATGCAACAAGGCGCGGAGGCGGTACACACCACGAATCCGAATGTCCTAGTGATCCTTTCGGGACTGAACTATGACACGGACCTCTCCTTCCTCCAAAACAGGTCCATCCATGTCTCGTTCGCGAGGAAGCTCGTGTTCGAGGTTCACTGGTATAGTTTCAGCGACGGGCGAAGGTGGACGGCAGGAAACCTCAACGATCTGTGTGGGAACATATCCAGTAGAGTCATGGCCCGGGCTGGCTTCCTCGCCCGCAAGAACCTCAGCCCATTATTCCTAAGTGAGTTCGGGGTGGATGGTCGTGGGACCAATGCAGGTGACAACCGGTACCTGCCCTGCATCTTGGCGATGGCGGCGACGGAGGACTGGGACTTCGCCATATGGGCTCTCCAAGGGAGTTACTATCTCAGGGAAGGGGTGATGGATATGGAAGAGTTCTATGGGCTGTTGGACGACAACTGGAGCAACGTTCGAAACCTCACCTTGTTGACGAGGTTGTCCTCCCTTCAAATTCCTTATAGGGGTAAGTACAAGTTCGGTTTTCCggcttttttttatttgagttTGGTATGATTAATGTGTGATATTCGAAATTAACTGCATACAATTTGATGTTGCGATATATTAACTATTAATATAATGTACAGGACTGCCATTGAAACGGATGCACATGATCCTCTTCCACCCGCAGACCGGACTCTGTGTCACAAATGGGCCACCAACCAGGTCACTGCGACTCAGCTCCTGCAGGGCGGCACAGGCGTGGATGTACGGTCCCCAGAGGTTCCTCCAAGCCGAAGGAACCAAATCCTTCCTTCAAGCGGTTGGGCCTCAGAAGCCACCACGACTTGCTCCAAGTTCAACTTCACAATGGGACATGGTATCGAATTCAGGACTGCACCTATCGGCCAAGGCCATGGATGGGAGCACCGTGTGCTTGGATGTAGACGGAAAGGGATTGTTGATTACAAACGCCTGCAAGTGCTTGCAGGGAGATAAGTCGTGCGACCCCACGAGCCAGTGGTTCGGATTGGTCCAGAGCAACACGGTTTGATTAGAGTGCTTCTAGGAATTAATATCCTCATCGAAGTTTAAGCACATGAATGCAAATCGGCGTTGAATATCATTTGTCATAAGGGAAATTATATGCCCCGATCCACTTGTTTCAGCAATTTAGAGTGTGTTTGttttctgaaattttttttatctcaattccacttatcttcaattcaacatcataatcattactttttttcatttttaaaatttttttaaccattcaattcaatttttaatattaaattctctcaactattcattactttttcacaattcaacaacacaatcattacttaatcattgttttctctcaattatttattattttttcacactttttctcataattcaacaatacaataattacaaaacaattaaaaccaaaactcaactcaactcaactctaaattcAAACGCACTCTTAATTAGTGAGATGGGCTCAGAACTTGGAAGAAATTTGGGTCCTGGCCCATTACTTCCAACGGAGTTCTAGGCCGAGGCGGCGAGACCCACACCTTAGTCGTAAAACCAAGTCGCCCGGGCCACCACCACCCCTCTCTCCGTCCTCCCTTACTCTCTTCGAGGAGGGGGAGGGGAGAGCAAATTCTCGGTAGCGGGGGCCTGAAAACCGACCATCACCGCTGATCtccttttttccaatttttttgatGGTACATTTGATATTCAAGAGGAGAGTGAGAATGGGACATCTTGTCATTTTCTCTCAAaatattatcttaatcacttcaAAGGCAGCCCGTGACTAGAATATAATCCTTATCACTATTTTCTTGCCATAGAAAATGAGATAATCCTTATCCAAAATCAACCTCAGTCTATGATTCTCATTCATTCtctttttcggttacaagacACGCTCTaaatttaatacaataaaatgaaatcttaataactaataaatggatataattaatttcaccACGCGAATCGAATTTGCAACCTCATGATTAAACAGTGAGAGCGTCATTGCGCTACATCCTTTTTCcaatgcatttttattttgtggATAAACGTTCTCTAATTGGCAAAATTATCCAAAGAGAACATCGTATTATCCCTCCAACACTCACCAGGTTGGTCCATTGAACATAATCATTTCTGTAAGATTTCCTCGAAAACGATATATATAGCTCCACATTGGCGCATCCTAAAATCATATTCTCATTTTCACTCCCTAACTTTCCTCTTTTACTGAAAAAGCCCCCTTTCTTTTCCCTTAGAACCCTCCTTAGCTGACAATGATCCACAGAGCCAATTGTATGCAATGGAACTGCTTCTTCCCGAGTCCCTGCTTATGATGTTTGTGTTCGCATCATATTTGTGCATCGAATCAGTCCATGTCGAGCCCATTGCAGTGCAAGTGCATAGGTCACTCTTTGGCAAACTTGCAGTGGATCGTGGACGGGAAGGGTGGTGGGCAAAGCTTGCGTGCGTCGACTGGCCGAGCCATCTCCAGCCCGTGTTGGCCGAAGGGCTCAATAAGCAACCCGTTGATAATATCATCGAGAAGATTAAGCTCATGGGGTTCAACTGCGTCAGCTGGTTCACTTGGCCAGTCGAGTTGGCTATTAATGAAACGTTAAATCAACTAACCATGAAGGAGTCATTCACGGGCCTCAGGTTGGCGCCGCAGGCCCTCGCTAATATCGAGGCCAGGAATCCATGGGCCTCTAATCTTATACTTGGATGCTTTCCGATCGGGTACATGAAATAGAGAATCCATATCATCTCTCATAAGTGTAAGCTCACAGCATATCTTTGTTGATACTTTATACTTACTACCCGGCTTTTGCGTTGCAGACGATGATAAAAGCCTTTAAGAAAAACAAGGTGATGGTCATCCTTGATAACCACGTAACGTTACCTGATTGGTGCTGTGCGTGGCCTGGATAATGGAAATATATTCTTCGGAACCACATTCTTCGAACCCCCCGCTTTGGATCGATGGCCTATGGATGGCCACATTAGCTACCCAATATTCCAATATGTCATTGGCATGAGCCTTAGAAATGAGCTTCTCGTGGCCCAAAATCAGATTAGTGTAGATGACTAGTGTATGTGAACATGCAATTCATCTTCATATTCTCGATATTAACTTGATTTCTCAAAACTTGCACGTGTCAAAGGAGTCATAGCACCCGACATGGCATGAAGGGATCGGAGGGCCCCTAGTCAGTTTCTAGAGTTATTGCTCCTTTGGTTCAACAGGCATCCAACCTAGACGTAGTCGGGACTTCGGGAAATACATTTCATATGCGTGTATATGTAATACGGATATCAATGTTAGATCATATCAAGAATATGCACCAAGGATATGCACCCATCAAATGTTCTTCGGGAATCATGCAAGATGCATGCCCACtgacaattaattaaaagtatatgacattgcAGAAACAATAGGATTGTCAGCGCCATAAGACTTCTTCCTTCCGACAATAATCGAGGTGCAAGTTTGACTCCATAACACCAGGATTCCTATCCAATATCCATTCCGTTATTCCTTTATCCCTGAGTCTGCTCCCAGGCATTCCATCataaatatatgtgtgtgtgcgcgcgcgTGTGTAGAAGTATGAAAAACCAATTTTAAATATGTCAAGATACTTATAAAAATGTTGTAGTAAATCAAATTTCTAGCCGGGGTAATAATCTGAAGGACCACTCGTATGTTAGAAAGATCTATGGTTTTGGTTCGATTTGTTATCGATTTTGGAAATAATTGATGGGAAATTAAGAGGTTAAGAGCTCATAAGGCTAAGGCAACGTTAATGATGTATTCAACTAATTTGTGCTTTGGAAAAGATTagtgaacatatatatagtaactCCTTTATGGAATATTTCGAATACTATGTTCCACGTGCTATATATCTCGAGAACTTATCCCGATTCGTTAACATTCTTTCGATTTCGTTATCTCTATAAGCAAATTCTTCTCGTGTTAAAACATAATTAATTGGGTCAGTTTGGTTTCATGAtcaaattttagaatcatgatttcgattttaactctacccactacacaacaaatacacacgtttcccaagtcaaatttataataccatctcatttgtctttttccacaatcaaaatcaaaatcaaaatcaaaattactttaactctaaaaccaaacgcccccttagccctgtttggattcaggaacaaaaaattttaactttaactttaactttaactcaacactctacacaacaaaaacacacattttctaagtcaaaaattttaactttaactttaactcaacacactacacaacaaaaacacacgtttttcaagtcaaatttataatcacatctcatatgtccttttccacaatcaaaattaaaatcaaaatcaaagttattttaactctgaattcaAACGCACCTTTAATTTCTGTCTTTTAGATGGACCGCAGCGAGGATTCGTCTCAGCTTAGCTGAGGACTACTCGTATATGGCATGTAATTCATCTTCATATTCTCGATATTAACTTGATTCACGGAGTTTTCCATCTCAATT of the Punica granatum isolate Tunisia-2019 chromosome 6, ASM765513v2, whole genome shotgun sequence genome contains:
- the LOC116211233 gene encoding glycosyl hydrolase 5 family protein-like isoform X1 translates to MALILTKELHSPLTLLLLVSYSCIGLVQVGPIAVQAQGPLFTDSRWIVDGAGRRVKLACVNWPSHLQPMLAEGLSKQPADVIMKKIKSMGFNCVRFTWPLELVTNGSLASRTVNQSFQGLGLSQALAGIAANNSWAPDLTLIDAFKAMLARFQRNNVMIVLDNHLTVPGWCCQWSDGNGFFGDKFFDPNLWVNGLIKMARLATSFPNVIGMSLRNELRGPRSNVDDWYKYMQQGAEAVHTTNPNVLVILSGLNYDTDLSFLQNRSIHVSFARKLVFEVHWYSFSDGRRWTAGNLNDLCGNISSRVMARAGFLARKNLSPLFLSEFGVDGRGTNAGDNRYLPCILAMAATEDWDFAIWALQGSYYLREGVMDMEEFYGLLDDNWSNVRNLTLLTRLSSLQIPYRGLPLKRMHMILFHPQTGLCVTNGPPTRSLRLSSCRAAQAWMYGPQRFLQAEGTKSFLQAVGPQKPPRLAPSSTSQWDMVSNSGLHLSAKAMDGSTVCLDVDGKGLLITNACKCLQGDKSCDPTSQWFGLVQSNTV
- the LOC116211233 gene encoding glycosyl hydrolase 5 family protein-like isoform X2, which gives rise to MALILTKELHSPLTLLLLVSYSCIGLVQVGPIAVQAQGPLFTDSRWIVDGAGRRVKLACVNWPSHLQPMLAEGLSKQPADVIMKKIKSMGFNCVRFTWPLELVTNGSLASRTVNQSFQGLGLSQALAGIAANNSWAPDLTLIDAFKWSDGNGFFGDKFFDPNLWVNGLIKMARLATSFPNVIGMSLRNELRGPRSNVDDWYKYMQQGAEAVHTTNPNVLVILSGLNYDTDLSFLQNRSIHVSFARKLVFEVHWYSFSDGRRWTAGNLNDLCGNISSRVMARAGFLARKNLSPLFLSEFGVDGRGTNAGDNRYLPCILAMAATEDWDFAIWALQGSYYLREGVMDMEEFYGLLDDNWSNVRNLTLLTRLSSLQIPYRGLPLKRMHMILFHPQTGLCVTNGPPTRSLRLSSCRAAQAWMYGPQRFLQAEGTKSFLQAVGPQKPPRLAPSSTSQWDMVSNSGLHLSAKAMDGSTVCLDVDGKGLLITNACKCLQGDKSCDPTSQWFGLVQSNTV